In Penicillium psychrofluorescens genome assembly, chromosome: 5, a single window of DNA contains:
- a CDS encoding uncharacterized protein (ID:PFLUO_007386-T1.cds;~source:funannotate) gives MSLPEDKERLANLRDAEYKADQLFREIERDLIRPGITEKELSQEIHELGAKRFAIKSHWHKRVVRTGENTLCPFSANPPNLVIQTDDILFVDLGPLFEEWEADFGRTFVLGDDPDKIKLRDALEPTWQAVRARFLSNTKMTGEQLYQIAVDEASKRGWKFGAQLAGHLIGNFPHERIPNDKISLYITKGNNQPMNALGADGHRRHWILEIYLHHPSRPIGGFFEQLLTDDDQYINSEPLSGNAGGSSKSAPGYLFAFSAAVLIVAAYVFGI, from the coding sequence ATGTCTTTACCGGAAGATAAAGAACGGCTCGCCAACCTGCGAGATGCGGAATACAAAGCAGACCAGCTCTTCAGAGAGATTGAGCGGGATCTCATCCGTCCGGGTATCACCGAGAAAGAGCTCAGCCAAGAAATCCATGAGCTGGGCGCGAAGCGATTTGCGATCAAAAGCCACTGGCACAAGCGAGTTGTCCGAACGGGAGAAAACACTCTTTGCCCGTTTTCGGCGAACCCTCCAAACCTGGTCATCCAGACCGATGATATTTTGTTCGTCGACCTAGGACCGCTTTTCGAGGAGTGGGAGGCCGACTTTGGCCGAACCTTTGTTCTCGGAGATGATCCGGATAAAATCAAGCTCCGCGATGCCCTCGAACCGACTTGGCAGGCTGTGCGAGCTCGCTTTCTGAGCAATACGAAAATGACAGGCGAGCAACTTTATCAGATTGCTGTTGACGAGGCGAGCAAGAGAGGTTGGAAGTTCGGCGCTCAGCTTGCTGGACATCTGATCGGCAACTTCCCGCACGAGAGAATCCCGAACGACAAGATCAGCCTGTATATTACAAAGGGCAATAATCAACCGATGAACGCCCTCGGAGCCGATGGGCACCGACGTCATTGGATTCTCGAGATCTATCTCCATCATCCTAGTCGACCGATCGGTGGCTTTTTCGAGCAACTTCTAACTGATGATGATCAATATATTAACTCGGAGCCGTTGTCCGGGAACGCTGGTGGCTCGAGCAAGTCTGCTCCGGGATATCTGTTTGCCTTTTCCGCTGCGGTCTTGATTGTAGCCGCTTATGTCTTCGGGATCTAG
- a CDS encoding uncharacterized protein (ID:PFLUO_007387-T1.cds;~source:funannotate) — protein MTLISPPAPARASTDPYYDLGNFHLKVSTTSKEAQAWFDRALLWTYCFNHDEAITCYKQTIAHDEDCAIAYWGVSFCSGPNYNKTWRLFDERDKINAINSCYAYSQEALRRAGNASVWEQALINALDKRYPNNDTSRDLSACDRAYAEAMREAYGRFESDDFDMITLFADALMNCAPRKLYDAATGLPIHSSPVFEVKDLLERALKMPGVENHPGPAHMYIHLMEMSATPEAALPAAEMIRELVPDTGHTYHMPAHIDVLVGDYRRAVKYNLKATIADDKFFQENGGLTFYSYYRLHDYHSLIYAAMLAGKSKAALAATDRMEATITEEILRVETPALANWMEFFKAVRVHVLIRFGMWEELKKLDPLEDGQLYCVTNVMRHYGKAIAYAATGQLEEADKERELFKLASKVVPPTRLDFPNKIVDILHVASAMLDGEIEYRRGDFETSFRKLQEAVILEDELPFAEPWGWMLPARHAYAALSLEQGHVEQAAQAYAEDLGLYPTPKRAHQHPNNVWALHGYHECLERLDRHAEAIIVKKQLIPALAETDVEIESSCFCRLGASTSCSGKAGTNGCHAAE, from the coding sequence ATGACTTTGATTTCGCCGCCTGCGCCTGCAAGAGCTTCGACCGACCCCTACTATGACTTGGGAAATTTCCATCTCAAAGTCAGCACAACGTCCAAAGAAGCACAAGCGTGGTTTGATCGCGCGCTTCTCTGGACGTATTGCTTCAACCATGATGAAGCAATAACATGCTACAAACAGACAATCGCCCACGACGAGGACTGCGCGATCGCGTATTGGGGCGTGTCATTCTGCTCGGGTCCTAATTACAACAAGACATGGAGACTCTTTGATGAAAGGGATAAGATAAATGCAATTAATTCTTGCTACGCCTATTCCCAAGAAGCTCTCAGACGAGCAGGAAACGCCTCGGTTTGGGAACAAGCGCTTATCAATGCCCTCGATAAGCGTTATCCCAACAATGATACCAGCAGGGATCTTTCTGCCTGCGACAGAGCCTATGCCGAAGCTATGCGAGAAGCTTATGGAAGGTTTGAGTCTGACGATTTCGACATGATCACACTATTCGCCGATGCATTGATGAACTGCGCACCACGAAAACTGTACGATGCTGCAACTGGGCTCCCCATACACTCATCCCCTGTCTTTGAGGTGAAAGACCTTCTTGAGCGAGCTCTGAAGATGCCAGGAGTGGAAAATCATCCAGGGCCGGCACATATGTACATTCATCTAATGGAAATGTCTGCAACTCCCGAGGCTGCTTTACCTGCAGCAGAAATGATCCGCGAGCTAGTGCCTGATACTGGCCACACCTACCATATGCCTGCCCACATCGACGTTCTCGTGGGAGATTATCGGCGCGCAGTGAAATATAACCTAAAAGCCACTATCGCAGACGACAAATTCTTTCAGGAGAATGGTGGGTTGACTTTCTACAGCTACTACCGCCTGCACGACTATCACTCTCTTATATACGCCGCCATGCTTGCAGGGAAATCAAAGGCGGCATTAGCGGCGACGGATCGAATGGAAGCGACTATTACGGAGGAAATCCTTCGCGTGGAAACGCCTGCGCTTGCCAACTGGATGGAGTTCTTCAAGGCCGTGCGAGTCCATGTCTTGATCCGCTTCGGGATGTGGGAGGAGCTCAAAAAGCTCGACCCTCTCGAGGATGGTCAGCTCTATTGTGTGACAAATGTGATGAGACACTATGGGAAGGCTATTGCGTATGCGGCAACAGGACAGCTTGAAGAAGCCGATAAAGAACGAGAACTCTTTAAGCTCGCTTCCAAGGTCGTTCCACCTACTCGGCTTGATTTTCCCAACAAAATCGTGGACATCCTTCACGTAGCATCTGCTATGCTCGATGGAGAAATTGAGTACCGGCGGGGCGATTTCGAGACGTCATTCCGTAAACTACAGGAAGCAGTCATTCTTGAAGACGAGTTGCCATTTGCCGAGCCATGGGGCTGGATGCTCCCAGCACGACATGCATATGCAGCTCTCTCCTTGGAACAGGGGCATGTTGAGCAGGCTGCTCAAGCCTATGCTGAGGACTTGGGCCTCTACCCAACGCCCAAGCGTGCGCACCAACATCCGAACAATGTCTGGGCACTCCATGGCTACCACGAGTGTCTTGAACGCCTGGACCGCCATGCCGAGGCAATCATAGTCAAGAAACAACTGATACCGGCTCTTGCAGAGACAGACGTCGAGATAGAATCGTCGTGCTTTTGCAGACTTGGGGCATCGACTTCATGCAGTGGAAAAGCAGGTACTAATGGCTGTCATGCCGCAGAGTGA
- a CDS encoding uncharacterized protein (ID:PFLUO_007388-T1.cds;~source:funannotate): MSHSFIRSLRVGVDLVERLLTCPACYDVTKSPRITIQNVLFIGRLMAEITSGYHRYLRWLKETCIALGDRNHRETVYLIPGLEISPVLGFKISGEKLQDLITNGLQADAERLTALARRFALRQRDRHMIGHEACPDAEGRCWREKYGVGLDPLDICPQSPAAKSLTPCYRVVEEVAATIKQFADSVA; encoded by the coding sequence ATGTCACACAGTTTCATCCGCAGCCTTCGTGTCGGAGTTGATCTCGTCGAACGGCTGCTGACGTGCCCCGCCTGCTATGATGTGACGAAATCCCCTCGAATCACCATTCAGAATGTCCTTTTCATTGGCCGTTTAATGGCTGAAATCACATCTGGCTACCATAGGTATCTGAGATGGCTCAAAGAAACCTGCATTGCGCTTGGTGATAGAAACCACCGCGAAACAGTCTACCTTATTCCCGGTCTTGAAATCAGTCCAGTGCTGGGTTTCAAGATCTCCGGCGAGAAACTGCAGGATCTTATCACGAACGGCCTTCAGGCCGATGCTGAACGACTTACTGCCTTGGCAAGAAGATTTGCACTGAGACAACGCGACCGCCACATGATTGGCCACGAAGCATGTCCTGACGCTGAAGGAcgctgctggagagagaaatacGGTGTTGGTCTCGATCCACTCGATATTTGTCCACAGAGTCCTGCGGCGAAATCGCTGACGCCCTGCTATCGTGTTGTTGAGGAGGTTGCAGCAACAATCAAGCAATTTGCAGATTCTGTTGCGTAA
- a CDS encoding uncharacterized protein (ID:PFLUO_007389-T1.cds;~source:funannotate), translated as MVKSLTAQALRRHWVTHQEIALLDVREEGPYSDAHPLFALSVPVSEIEEKLPPLVPRLSAPIVVYDDGEGYVERAAARISALGYHNVAILDGGLSAYACVGEVYRDVNVPSKAFGELVEAIAGTPSLPARDVKEVLERNKDVVVLDARRFQEYNTMSIPRGRSCPGGELLYRFFEAVPSPDTTVIVNCAGRTRSIVGTQSLVNSGIPNRVVALRNGTIGWTLEGLELEHSKIERVPQPSHEASLKAREYAAEWAQHVGVRILNGDQLSQFAATAKTRTLYMLDVRDPDEYALGHPAGFSSAPGGQLVQATDEWVGVRGARIVLYDTDGVRARMTGSWLVQLGWEVYVLDEQSKVPDNVSSPESPSWEAQSSGAITIDDLAAFTEATVVDLSRSPIYRKGHIPGAWFTSGPELARDLNTVSGTGPIVLTSPNGNVAAMNVEYARKTVSREVFYLAGGTAAWVATNRPLETEARWLSQPIDIYKRPYEGTSNARKDMQGYIDWEHGLVAQLANDGVACFHVVRGKRVEEKEL; from the coding sequence ATGGTCAAGTCTTTGACCGCGCAAGCGTTGCGCCGGCACTGGGTAACCCATCAGGAGATTGCACTGCTCGATGTTCGGGAAGAAGGACCTTATTCAGACGCCCATCCATTGTTCGCATTGAGTGTACCAGTGTCCGAGATCGAGGAAAAGTTGCCGCCACTGGTGCCTCGGCTATCCGCTCCTATTGTTGTTtacgatgatggcgagggtTACGTTGAAAGGGCAGCAGCTCGCATATCGGCCTTGGGGTATCATAATGTTGCCATCTTAGATGGAGGACTCTCGGCCTACGCCTGCGTGGGTGAAGTTTACCGCGATGTCAATGTGCCATCTAAAGCATTTGGCGAACTTGTGGAAGCCATCGCAGGGACCCCATCCCTGCCCGCTCGGGATGTGAAAGAGGTCCTGGAGAGGAACAAGGACGTGGTGGTATTGGATGCCAGGCGCTTTCAGGAGTACAACACAATGAGCATACCCCGCGGTCGTAGCTGTCCCGGAGGGGAACTTCTCTATCGCTTTTTCGAAGCCGTTCCTTCTCCCGATACTACTGTGATTGTCAATTGCGCTGGTCGCACGCGTTCGATTGTCGGTACTCAGTCCTTGGTCAACTCTGGAATCCCAAATAGAGTTGTGGCCCTCAGAAACGGTACCATTGGATGGACGCTTGAGGGCTTGGAACTTGAACACAGCAAGATCGAAAGAGTTCCACAACCTTCACACGAGGCATCGCTTAAAGCACGGGAATACGCCGCAGAATGGGCACAACACGTTGGCGTACGAATTCTAAATGGTGACCAGCTCAGTCAATTTGCGGCAACAGCAAAGACTCGGACTCTTTACATGCTTGATGTCAGAGATCCAGACGAATATGCTCTAGGCCACCCGGCAGGTTTCTCATCTGCTCCCGGTGGTCAACTGGTTCAGGCTACAGACGAATGGGTTGGTGTAAGAGGTGCTCGCATTGTTTTATACGACACAGACGGAGTGAGAGCCCGCATGACGGGTAGCTGGCTTGTGCAACTAGGCTGGGAGGTCTACGTTCTAGACGAGCAGTCTAAAGTGCCCGACAACGTCTCAAGTCCTGAAAGCCCCTCTTGGGAGGCCCAGAGTTCTGGTGCCATAACGATTGATGACTTGGCTGCGTTCACTGAGGCTACTGTTGTCGATCTCTCTCGCAGTCCAATCTATCGCAAAGGTCATATTCCGGGCGCATGGTTTACGTCAGGACCGGAACTAGCCCGTGATCTGAATACTGTCAGTGGAACAGGGCCTATTGTGCTGACCTCGCCTAACGGTAACGTTGCTGCCATGAATGTCGAATATGCACGCAAGACTGTATCGCGCGAAGTATTCTACCTCGCTGGAGGCACAGCGGCTTGGGTAGCGACCAATCGCCCACTGGAGACAGAGGCGCGCTGGCTTTCTCAGCCAATCGACATCTACAAACGCCCTTATGAGGGAACGAGCAATGCACGAAAGGATATGCAAGGGTATATTGACTGGGAGCACGGGCTTGTTGCACAGCTTGCGAATGATGGAGTCGCCTGCTTTCATGTTGTACGGGGCAAGCGcgtggaggaaaaggagcTTTGA